Below is a window of Picosynechococcus sp. PCC 7002 DNA.
CCTAGGTTTGCTAGCAGTTGATTCGCCCCAGACACATTTCCCTGTTGGGCAATCACTTGGGTTTGCTCGAGGCGGTCTGGATAATCACTCGATAAATAAATATTCGTAAAGCCCTGGGTCTGCAAAAATTCCGACACCTGCCGCGCCATTCCCGGTGAACCAGAGGCATTTTGAATCGCAATGCGCACGTTTTTCGTTAAAGTGCCATCATTTTCGCCGGGGGCTGACCAGACGGGCGATTCCACCGCGAAAAATTCTGTCATCACCTGATTTTTACCCTGGTCAGAAATAATCCAGTAACTACGGTTATATTCACCCACGTCACTAAAGCGCCCTGGGAGCATCACCATCTGAAAATTTTCTGGCTCAAGCTGTCGTGAAAAATTCATCAATGCCAGCATTTCTTCCCAGGTTAGATTCGTATCAATGTGTTCACGTACTAAACCAATCAGAGCCGGAAGACGGGGAATAATCGCCGGGGATTGAATTTTTTCCCGGAGCGCTTTGAGGAGTATCTGTTGGCGTTGTACCCGACCAATGTCACCATATTGATCCTGCCGGAAGCGGACAAACTGTTCTGCCTGTTCTCCATCTAGCACTTGCCAGCCTTTTTCGAGGTTGATCTCTAGGCCCTGGGTCTGGTCTGTGTATTGCATATCCGCTGGGACAAACACATTAACTCCCCCCACGGCATCAACCAACTCTTTAAAAGTGTCGGTGGTCAAACGCACATAGCGATCAACTGCCACACCATTTAAGGCGTCACTCACAACCTGGGCCGCCAACTGACCACCACCGTAGGCATTGGCTTCATTAATTTTTGTAATGCCCACATTGGGAATTCTGACTTGGCTATCCCGGGGGATCGAAAGCATATTGACTTGTCCCTGTTCTGGCTCGAAGCGAACCAAGAGGATTGTGTCGCTGCGTCCATTAAATTCGGCTTCTGGATTCTCCGTTCCTTCGACGCGATCAACCCCCATCACAAGGACATTCACGGGGCGGCCCAAGCTGTAAGTCCCTAATTGCCGTAAACCGTCGGTGGCAAGGCTTCCCAGGGGAGCTGGCAGAAAAGGTAATACCAATTGGGCAATGGGGGTATAGACGGCGATCGCCGTGCCTAGGGAAGCGGATAGGAGAATTGTGCCCATAAACCCAACCCCCCATGACAGTCCCCGCACGAAAGGCGAAAAAACCTTAGACTTTGGCTTATGGCGGCGGGAGAGATTGTGGCGCGGTGATCGAAGAAGCTTCGTGGAGCCTTTGCGGGGATGATCCCCATTCGTAACTTCCTGACCGTGAACCATAAGACCGTTTCTCCTAGGGACTAATACAAAATTATCCCGCTTAGTGAATCCTAAAAGCGACTATACCCTGTCAATATAATTTGCCGCAGTGTTGCACAATGCTTTCCTCAAAAAATACCAAGAAATTCGTCAATCGTCGCCTATTCCTGGGCAAAATATTTTCTGCCCAAGGCACAATCCCTTAAGCTAACCTAGAATCTAACCCCACAACGCAGTAGACTAAAAGACTGCAATCGTGTTCTTGGTCGTGACCCCAGACCGCAGACTCTAAAACATTTCCTCAGAACACCCAAAAATGTTAAATCCTAATTTAGACACTATAGAACTAACAAAGGATGACTACGAACGCTATTCACGGCACCTAATCTTGCCGGAAGTGGGCGTAGATGGACAAAAGAAGCTTAAAGCCGCCAGTGTCCTTTGTATCGGTAGTGGTGGTCTCGGCTCGCCATTACTGCTCTACCTTGCTGCTGCGGGAATCGGTCGGATTGGTCTGGTCGATTTCGACATTGTAGATTTTTCTAACCTGCAACGCCAAATCATCCACGGCACCTCCTGGGTTGGCAAGCCCAAAATCCAATCGGCCAAAAACCGGATCCTGGAAATTAACCCCTTCTGCCAAGTTGATCTCTACGAGACCCAGATTAATTCGAGTAACGCCCTCGACATTATTAAAGACTACGACATCGTTGTGGATGGGACTGATAATTTCCCCACCCGTTATCTCACGAACGATGCTTGTGTGCTTTTAAATAAGCCCAATGTCTACGGTTCGATTTTCCGGTTTGAAGGCCAAGCCACTGTCTTTAACTACGAAGGCGGCCCCAACTACCGCGATCTATATCCCGAACCCCCGCCACCAGGCATGGTGCCATCCTGTGCAGAGGGTGGTGTCCTCGGTGTATTACCAGGGATTATTGGCACGATCCAAGCCACAGAGACCATCAAGATTATCCTTGGGGCAAAAAATACCCTCAGTGGCAGACTTTTACTTTTCAATGCCCTCGATATGAAATTCCGGGAATTGAAATTACGTCCCAACCCAGAACGTCCTGTAATCGAAAAATTAATTGATTACGAACAGTTTTGTGGCATTCCCCAAGCAAAGGCAGCGGAGGCAGAACAGCAGGCAGCTATGGAAGAAATGACAGTTACAGAACTCAAGGCATTGTTGGACAGCGGTGCTGATGATTATGTTTTGATCGATGTCCGCAATCCCCATGAATATGACATTGCCCAAATTCCGGGGGCGACCCTGATCCCTCTCCCCGATATTGAGCAAGGCGATGGGGTTGATCAGGTCAAGGAATTACTGACAGAAGGGAAAAAGTTAATTGCCCACTGTAAAATGGGAGGCCGCTCAGCGAAAGCTCTCGGTATTCTCCAGGAAGCAGGCATTACAGGCATCAACGTCAAAGGTGGGATCAAAGCCTGGAGTGAAGAAGTTGATGCTAACGTTCCCTTGTACTAGACAGTCTTGGGAATGAGGCTACAGGTTGGAACCACATAAAATCGTTGAAATGATTAATTCATGAAAAACGCGCCCGCACCAAGCGGGTTTTTTTGTGGGCACAAAAGCAATAAACCATAGAAAAAACCCCTCTTAAATATTACAGAGGGGCTACGGGGGCAAAAGCGAAAGGAGGAATAATCTAGGTTGGCGATCGCCAAATCCAGCAAAGATTAATCTGGGGGATCAATACAGCCAACTTTTGAGGCGACGGGCCACCTGGGGACGCCGTAGCTTACGCATCGCCTTACTTTGGATTTGTCGTACCCGCTCCCGGGACAGATTAAACATCCCACCCACTTCTTCGAGGGTATGGGGCTGTTCAGAGGAGAGGCCATAGCGGAGGGCAATGACTTCTTTTTCACGGTCAGTGAGCACGTCACCGAGGACATCCCAAAGTTCTTGGCGCATCATCGCTTCACTCATCCGTTCTTCGGGAAGTTGAAGGCCATCATCTTCGAGGAGATCAACTAATTCCGTATCTTCGCCTTTACCCACACGGTGGTTCAGGGAGAGAGATTGACGCCGGAGTTGAAGCAGTTGGTGGAGTTGATCAGCGGTAATATCGAGTTCTTGGGCCAATTCCGCTTCAGTTGGATTCCGTTGCAGGGTTTGTTTGAGCGTCCGTTGGGCTTTTTTGAGTTTATTGAGCTTTTCGACGATGTGGATCGGTAAGCGAATTGTCCGGGCATCGTTAGCAATGGTGCGGGTAATCGCCTGGCGAATCCACCAATAGGCATAGGTCGAAAACTTGTAGCCTTTGTTGGGGTCAAATTTTTCGGCGGCACGGTTAAGGCCGATCGCCCCCTCTTGAATCAGATCCAGGAATGGTACACCCCGGTTGAGATAGCGTTTCGCAATGGAGACCACAAGACGCAGATTGGAGCGAATCATCTTCCGCTTCGCCACCCGGCCTTTGTACAGGGCAGAGTTGAGCTGTTTAACTGTTTCGAGGCCAAGGACACTCGCCCATTCTTCGTTGGTGGGCGATCGCCCTAATTGTTCCTGAAGTTCAAGGCGACGCTCTTCAGCATCATTGAGAAACTTAACACTGTGGGCCAGTTGAATTTCTTCGTCTGGCTTGAGGAGGGGGTAGCGGGCCATCTCTTTAAAAAAAGCACCGACAGTATCCTCATTGCGACTACGGACTCCCCGCAAATTTGTGAGTTCTGTCTCTGAAAATTCCGCTTCAACCATTGAATTGCTCGATTCTAATTCAGTGGCTTGATGGCTATCTTGAGCATACACAGGGTCAAGACTGTTGGTTGTGGTTGTGTCGAACATAATCCTACGAAATAAAGAGTCAGGGGATGTGTGGTGGGAAGCGAGGATTAGCTAAAGAAAAACAAAAATAAGCAGAATTCAATACCAAATAATCGTTTATCAGGATGCAGCTAAAACAATTTCAAGGAGCAGACAGTTCATTCTTTAGAACTGTTATACCTGTTTGAGCTCTGGGAATGTAAATAAGCTTTTAATAAAAATCAACAATTGCAGCAATTAGTAAAGGTTTCTGGGAAAAATCCGAGACTTTTCTCAGAATTAATGTAGCAGATGGTTGAGTAGAATATGGTTTTGTTAAATACAAAATTAAGGTTTTGTTGAGTCAATCTTTTTCCCAGGGAAGTTGTGTAAATTTTTCTTAAATTGCTTGCCAAGCCCAAAAAGATCGGCTGCCCATCAAAATAGCTTGACATAGCAGACTGGCGGCATCTGCATTATCAGGGACACTTCTTTTAAGGATTATTTAATGTGATGTAATCCAGGAAATTTCAAGAAAATTTAGTTTTGATTAGTAAAGATAAACTCTCACAATTTACTTCTTACTTCCCTCTACCCAGAGTTGTATATAGAGAAAAATAATTGCCCTTATTTGAATTGATAAAAAATCATGGGGTATAGTGCTTTTGCAGTGAGTTTTGGGAATCTTAGGAGATTGGGGATTTGGATTGGCTTGAGGTCTTAGTTGATTGTGGTTATACTCAGGGGCTTTTTACCTATGGAGTGCCGCTAGAATTGGCGGTGGTGCCAGGGGATATCGTATTGGTTGGGTTTGGGGCGCAACAGGTGGGAGCGATCGCCATTCGCTTCATTGCAAAGCTCCCCCAGGGACTAGATCCTGAGCAAATCCGTCCGGTGCAGGGGATCATCGCGCGGGGCTTTTTTTCGCCCCACTATTGGCAACTTTTGTTGCGGGTTGCCCAGGCCTATCAAACGGATATGATGACGGTGGTACGAATGGCTTTGCCGCCGGGTTTATTGCGGCGATCGCAACCCCGTGTTCGGCTTTTGAAAACCGATCTCGCCTCCATCGACATCGACTTTTTACCACCGACGGCCCAACAACTTTTCCAGTTACTCCAGCGGGGATCAACCCAGGACTACAGTGTGAAGTACCTCCAACGACAGATTAAGTCGGTCTATCGCGGGATACAGGAATTGGAAAAGGCGGGCCTCGCAGAACGATATTTGGCGACGCCCCAAGTCATCCACGGGCAGCGGCAAAAGTGGGTGAGCTACGTGAGCGAACGGGAAGGGCTCACCAAACGGCAACGGGAAATTTTGCTGGTGTTGCGCCATGAAGGGGGCGAAATGTGGCTCTCGGAATTGGTGGGGGTGGCGAAAACAACGGCGACAACGGTGACGAAAATGGCAAAGGTCGGTTGTGTGGCGATCGCCGAACGGGAAAAATTACGCTTACACCAGTCGCCGTCCCAGGGCGTAGACCCTGCCAAAACATTAACTAATGCCCAACAAGCAGCTCTAGAAACCATCAAAAAAATCCAGGGTTACGGGGAAGTTCTGTTACATGGGGTGACGGGTTCAGGGAAAACGGAGGTTTATCTCCAGGCGATCGCCCCCCTGTTATCTCAACAAAAATCCGCCCTTGTCCTCGTGCCAGAAATTGGCCTCACACCGCAACTAATGGATCGATTTCGGTCACGGTTTGGCGATCGCGTTTTGACTTACCACAGCGGTTTATCAGCAGGAGAACGCTACGATACATGGCGGCAAATGTTGCGCCCCGACAGCCAAATTATCATCGGCACCCGTTCCGCTGTTTTTGCGCCCCTGCCCAATTTAGGGATGATCATCCTCGACGAAGAACACGACAGTAGTTACAAACAGGATCAGCCCGCCCCCACCTACCATGCCCGCACCGTCGCCCGGTGGCGATCGCAGCAGGAAAATTGCCCATTGCTTCTTGGTTCTGCCACCCCAGCCCTGGACACTTGGGTAGAATTTCAAACCGCCCAAAACTCAAATTACTATTACATTTCCCTGCCTGAGCGGGTGTATGCTCGTCCGCTGCCCCCCGTGGAAATTGTTGATATGCGCCATGAACTGCGCGTCGGCAACCGCTCCCTTTTTAGTCAGTCCCTCCGGCAGGCCCTCGAACGTATTACCCAAACCCACGAACAGGGGATTTTATTTATTGCCCGTCGCGGTCACAGTACCTTTGTTTCCTGTCGCAGTTGCGGTTATGTGATGGAATGCCCCCATTGTGATGTGTCCCTCTCCTACCATTACGTTCAGGAGGGCAGTTTACCGCTATTGCGTTGCCATTATTGCGATCATAGCCAGATCCAACCCAAACATTGCCCAAGCTGTAATTCCCCCTATTTCAAGTTTTTCGGGAACGGCACCCAAAAAGTTTTCCAGGCGCTGCAAAAAGAATTTCCTCAGTTACGCTGTCTGCGATTTGATAGTGATACCACCCGTCGAAAAGGGGCGCACCGCGACTTATTGGGGCAATTTGCCCGGGGCGAGGCGGATATTTTACTAGGTACCCAGATGCTCACGAAGGGTTTGGATGTGGCTCAAGTGACCCTTGTGGGGGTGATTGCCGCCGATGGTCTATTACACCAAAGTGATTATCGGGCTGCGGAACGCACCTTTCAAACCCTAACCCAGGTGGCAGGTCGGGCGGGTCGGGGTGATGAACCGGGCCAAGTGATCATTCAGACCTATTCCCCAGAGCATCCGGTGATTCAAGCGGTAAAAACCCATGATTACCTGACCTTTGCCGAGCGGGAAATAAGTCAACGGCAGGAATTGGACTATCCGCCCTTTGGCAAATTAATTTTGCTGCGCTTTAGTGGAGAAAACCACGATCAGGTGCGCTACACCGCCGAGGCGATCGCCGAAAAATGTTTCCCACTGCTCGAACCCGAAGACGAACTTCTTGGCCCCGTGCCAGCGAATATTCTGCGAGTGGCACGGCGTTACCGTTGGCAGGTGGTTTTAAAATTTCCCCAGCGCAAAACCGAGATCCCCGATTTGACTTTTTTGCGGGAATTTTGCCCGCGTCCGGTAAGCCTTTCGATTAATGTTGATCCGTTGTACATCGATTAGCCATTCAGCGAAAAATTTTTTAAAACTAAGCCGTAATTTTCATGCTGATATCGAGCCACGGCGCACGGGTAATCGTCGCACTGGTAGAAATGTAATCGATCCCTGTCAACGCCGCTTCCCGCAACGTTTCCAGGGTAATATTGCCCGACGCTTCCAATTTCAAACGGGGATTTTTGGCCCGCAGTGGGGGGATCAAATCCGCCATCATCGCCACGGACATATTATCCAGCATTAAAATGTCTGCCCCCGCTGTCACCGCTTCAAAAGCCTGTTCCGGGGTTTCGGCTTCTACTTCAATTGCTAGAGGATAGGGCATATTTTGCCGCACAAGGGCGATCGCCTGGGAAATTCCCCCTGCTGCCTGGATGTGATTGTCCTTGATCATCACCGCATCATCTAGCCCGAAACGATGGTTTTGCCCGCCACCCACCTGCACCGCATATTTTTCCAGCAGACGTAAGCCAGGAGTTGTTTTGCGGGTGTCCACCAATTGCGTCGGCAAATCAGCAATTTTTTCCACATACTGCGCCGTCATTGTGGCGATCCCACTCAAACGCATCAAAATATTTAACGCGACCCGTTCCCCCATGAGCAAAATATCGAGGGGAGCCGTCATCGTAGCGATTAAATTTTTAGGCTGTCCCGAAGAACCTTCTGATAAAGCCGTTTCAAATTTAAAATTCTGGGGATCAAGTAACTGAAAAACCCGTTCCACTAAAGGTAAACCCGCCACCTGACCATCGGCTTTTAAAATCAGTTTCGCCTGACCGATGGGAGCTTGGGTATTTGCAAAAAGGGATTGGGTCGTGCGATCGCCCCGTCCGAGATCTTCCTGTAACCATTGTTGGAGGAGGGGATCAACGATGAGCCAAGGGGGTAAGGTTGCCATCGGTTCTAGGCATCCTCTTCTTGGTTATTTTCACCACTCGGCGATGAGTTGTATAAATTATCCAGGCGTTGCCTCGCGTCTTCTACATCTAGCGATCGCACGACCAATAGCGGTTCATTAATCGGTTGGCCCAAGTCGTCAACCATTTCTGGGTGGGGGGTCGGCCGGGGCCGTTGGGATTGCGTTCCTTGGGTATTACTCTGAAAATTTGGGTAGACCCTTGTTTCATTACTCAGCATCATAAAGCTGCGCACCAAGTTCACCGCTGCGATGGTGGCGATAATTCCAAATGCCAAAATAAACAAGAAATGAAACATTATTAATCTGTGCCTCGCTTCAATAGCAGCAATTCGGTGCAAAAAAAGGGCTACGCTATGCTTAGGTCTATTATCTCGAAAAAATTCCCGTCTGGCAAAGGGCGATCGCCTTTGATCCCCAAAGGCTAAGTATTTATCCTTAACTATTCTCCCTGTTTAAGCGGGAATCCTGAGGGTGTACTGGCGGCTGCTAATGGCCTAAATCCACCGTCGTTAAGTGCAACAGATCACCGATCATCAGCGTTAATTTGTGGGCGGCCCCCGCTTCGCCACGACAAGCCTGGAGAGAGGCTTGCATCGCCTCAAGTTTTTCAGGATGATCTAAATAATCTAACACCAACGCTCCTAGGGTTTCTGGATCTAGTTCCCCCAATAGCTCCGGCACAATATCTTTTTTCGCCCAAATATTTGGCCAAGCATAACGCACCCGATGTTTGCGGGCATGGGTAATAATGCGTCGATTAAGCCAGCGCACAAACCAGGTTCCCAACCAGGGAATTTTCGCAATGAGACCGGGAATGCCATCCCAGGCGCGCATCGCGTCCAACTGTTGTGTGGGCAAAAGTACCAGCATTGGCAAGCCCAAAGCGCCTAATTCAGCGGTATTTGCGCCAACGGTGGTGAGACAAAGTTGACATTGCCTTAAGTCCTGGTGAGCAGGAAAGTCAGTGATCAGTTGAATCTGCGTGCCATCGGCGACTTGTAAATAGGGCTGATCCCCAGTGTGGCAAAGCTCAATGGCAGGTGCAGCAAAGCGTTTTACCATGGGATTTCGTTGGCGATCGCCATAGTGCAGTAGCGTTTGCACGGTGATGGTCGGGGCTACGGGGAGCAAAAATTGCACCGCTGGGCGCTGGCGGCGGATCACACTGGCGGTGGCCACGAGTAAAGGGACTCCCTGGGCGAGTTTCATCCCCTTAGAGCCTGGTAAGAGGCCGATGATCGGTGGGGTGCTAGTCTGCTGTGCCTCCTGGGAGATATCCACCATCAGATCGCCGACCACTTGAAATTTAGCCTGGTATTTGGGGGGAATTTTCGCTAGAACTTGGGCATTCATCACCCCAAAACCATCAATCCAGCGCCACCAGCGGGCTTCCCACTCGGCGTAAATTAGGGTTTTAAAGCCTAGGCGTTTACCAATCACTAGGGGGAAAAATTGATCCCCACCGAGGAAGAGCACCACCCCCTGGGAAAACCAAGACCAAGATTCGGCGGTTTTTCCCCAGAGCAGAAATGGGAAAAAATGCTTGGCGGCCTGAACCCGGTCAACTTCGGGATAACTGCGGGCGATCGCCGCTTCTTGACCCGTGCTGTGGGAACAGGGAGCCAAGACCACAGAAATGCGTGGGAGGCTTCCCCAATGGGCACGCACGGCCTGCACGACGGGACGGAGCCAAGTGGTCACTTCACCGGGGCCATTGGTCAGGATAATCAGGTCAAAGGGTTGGGCCATTGTTGCTCAAACACCCCTAGACCTGCTCTTTGACTAAAGATTTGCGGGTTTGCTGCTGCCTGGTCAAGTTGAGGGGAGGGCGGGATTTTTGGAGTTGGAGGGGCCGGGGAGATGGGGTTTGGGGTCTGGTGTAGAGGCGCAGTGTTCCCAGGAGGGCTTCCCGCAGGGGCTTTTCCCGTTCCTGTTGCCAGCTTAATTGCAAAAAGGCGTGGAGGGTGTGGCGCTGTTCTGCCGTCAATCGTTGCTCTTGTAATAACTGCCGCAATTGACGAATCGCGTAGAGTCGGCGGATACTACTGCGATCGCCTAAATTTTCCAGGGCTTGCTCGAATTGCTGGTGAGGCGATCGATACTGCCAGTGGCGACTGAACATCAGGGCAAACATCGCACTAATCATGAACCCTTGAATGAGCATTACACTGGTCAGCCAGTGGTTCGCCATGGATTGCCAAAAGGCGATCGCCCCATAACTCAGTAACACCGTGAGACTGCCGCCCATACCCGCCAGGAGTAACCGTCGGTGGCGACTATGCCAGAGTCGATAACCTTCTTCTAAATATTTCTGCCAAGGCGAAGCTTCAAAAAGATAAATCGCGGCCATTGCCCCAGATCCTAAGGCGATCGCCACCAGTAGTTGCCATTGCCAGAGCCAAAGACTAGTAATGCCGACCCCCAATCCGCCAACTTTGCCCACCCAAAGCCAATCCACAGACCGACTGAGGGCAAACCATCGACGCGGGCGCTGACTGAAACGGCGCACCTTCGCAATCAAAGTAGGAGATGATCGTAAGCGAAAAGACTTAGACACGAAAACAGTCTAGGGGCTAGTAATATCGACAGAAATCTTTCCAAAGCAGGAAAAATTCCTTTTAAGCATACCGTACTTATCAGAGGAGAGAAATCCCTTAACCGCGACGGATGCCACTAAACCAATAACCGAGGACAAAACCTAAGATCAAGGCCCACATTTGACCACTATCGACGAAATTTTGAAAGCCATCACGGATTTGACCCAAAATATCAGGATCTTCGACATAGCCCGTTTGGGCGATCACAATTTGCTCAGATGCTACGGATGGTAAGGGCAAAGGAGATTTAGCAGTCATGGTGTTGACACAGATGGGACTCAATTGCTTCTGATTGTACCTGCACAACAACCAAGGTCATATCATCACCGCCACGCACTTTAGGATAGGTGAATTTTTCCACTTGGGTAAAGAGTTCCTGCACGATTGCTTCCGGCGTCTGGCAATTTTGGCAGGCATTTTGAAAGACCCGCACAAGGTTTTCTTCGTCAAAGCGATCGCCGTGGGAGTTGACGGCATCGGTAAACCCATCGGTGTAATAGAGAATGATATCCCCCACCTCCAGCACCACCTTGGCGTCTTCGTAGGACGAATCTAGATCCAGACCAATCAACATGCCCTGGGTGTCGAGGGGTTCGATGTTTTGGGTTTGGGCGCGCCACAGTAGCGGCGGGTGATGGGCCGCATTGCTATAGGACAGGGTACGGGTTTTCGGATCGTACTCTGAATAAAATAGGGTCACAAATCGGTGGGAATTATCTAGATCCGCGTACATGACCCGGTTTAGATGTTCAAGGATTTTAGCGGGACTGTGGCGGTTGAGCACTTCGGCCCGGAGCATCCCCCTGGTCATGGTCATAATCAAACCTGCCGGGACGCCTTTCCCCATGACATCGCCAATGACGATACTCCAGGGGACACATTGCACAAGCTTCGGATCATCCTGGCTGCGGATGCGGTCGTAGTTACTGGGAATGAAGTCGTAGTAGTCGCCCCCAACCCGGTAGGCATTGCGATAATCGGCGGCGATCGCCAAACCTTTGATTTGCGGACATTCACTGGGTAAAAGATGGTTTTGAATTTCCGAGGCAATTTCTAGTTCCCGGTCTTGCTTTTCTTTGCTCCGGAGTTTGCTGGTGAGGTCATTGTTGGCGATCGCCACCGCCGTTTGATCCGCCACCAGTTGCACCAATTTTCGCCGGGTAATATCCCAGCCATACTGGGGATCACGACTAAATACGTAGAGCTTGCCACGGGTCACATTTTTGACAAGGATGGGCGTGCTACAAACCCGAATTTCTTCGCCGAGCTGGGCCTGGAGTTTTTCGTCAAACTGCAACGCTTCCTGGGCCGTACAGGTCGCTGCTTCCGGGTTTGTGGTCTTCGCTCTCGTCTGAAGCTGCGTAAATGCTTGTCGAATAAACTGACAATCTCCCCCCTCACCACAATAAAATTTTTCGAGCTGCACCTGGCCCTGGGCATCAAACAGCACCAAAGCACCACCATCAGCATCCACTACCCGCGCAGACATTAAGGGGGTCAACTCAAGAAATTGGTTGAGGTTGTTAAAACTTCTGAGGGCAAAACCCAGGGAACTCAACAGATCTTGAACCTTCGTTTGCTCTCGGCTGAGCTTCGCAATTTGTGCCCGCAAAAATTCGACATCTTCGCCAATGGCCGTTTCTAAGCGGGAGTCTGGCTTGCCGGAAACGAGCTGCAACTCTGACTCCCGGGCGGCAGGGTCAAAATACTTGGGAGTGGCAAAGTTAGAGGCAGAAGGAGTCACAATCGTTGTTTTCGTGGGATGTGTAGAGAAATAGACCTAGTACAAATAAAATTGTTAAAAAATCAACCCTGAGACAGATTCCGTAACTAACAAAAAGTTAGCTTTTTTCAGGAAAAAAATACTCAATTTTTAAGAACTGAAAGAGATTGATTTTTTACGGTTGCTAATTCATAGCTCAATCCCCATGATCTTGTCAAGATAATTTTTGCGCAATTCAAGATCGACGGGCCAGTTGATCTTCCCGGTAGGCAGCATAGACCCCCTGCACGTTATACCAATTGAGAAAAATCCGGGCAATTTCGAGGGCCAGTTGTGATTTTCCTCGCTGGATTAGCCAACCTAAAAGGGGTTTTAGACGTTTTTCATTGAGCCAGCCCCCCAGGGAAAGGATGCCCCAGAGCAGACGGTGGAGCCAGGTCATTTGGATCATCATGCGAACTTCCCAGGTGGGGTGTTTTTTGTAGAAGATGACCCCCATTTTGCCCCGTTGAATTTCTTGATCAATGAGCTGAGGGATTTGCGCCAAACTGAAGGGGGGATGCCAGTGGTAACCGACGGCATCGGGACATTTAATCAGGGTGAGACCCAGTTTTTTGAGACGGACACCCAGTTCTAAATCTTCCCAACCATAGAGCTGGAAGCCGGTATCAAATAAGCCAGCTTCAAGGAGCCACTTGCGGGCGATCGCCACATTTCCCGTGGCAAAGTAGGCCGCCGAAAAATCTGTCACCTTAAAGGGTTCGCTGGTGGGATCTTCAAAATTGGCAGTGTTGATCACACGTCCGTAGGTAAATAGGCGATCGCTTTTGAGTTTGCGTTTACCCCGGCGGAGTCCCTCTAGGTGGGCTGCCAAAAAAGTTTCTGTGACCACTAGATCACTGTCAATAAAAATAATAATCTCCCCTTGGGCCTGTTCTACGCCGAGGTTTCGGGCCGCCGCCGCCCCTTTGTGGGCCTGTTCAAAGAGCCGCACGTGGGGATATTGGTCAGCTTCGGTCTGGAGCCAATTCACTGTGCCATCGGTGGAGCCATCGTCCACCACCACCACCTCGTAGCCCCCATTCTCTAGCTCTTCCGGCACCTGTTGCTGTTCTAGGGCCTGGAGGCATTTTGTCAAAATGGGTTTGCGATTGTAGGTGGGAATAACGACACTAATGTAAACCAAAGTTCTAACCCAAGGAAATGGAAAAAGACTGTCCTATTATGCCGGATCCCCCTACGGTTTAGGGCGGGGATATTTAGACGCTGCCGGGAAATATTGGGGTTCTTCTCCC
It encodes the following:
- the nadC gene encoding carboxylating nicotinate-nucleotide diphosphorylase encodes the protein MATLPPWLIVDPLLQQWLQEDLGRGDRTTQSLFANTQAPIGQAKLILKADGQVAGLPLVERVFQLLDPQNFKFETALSEGSSGQPKNLIATMTAPLDILLMGERVALNILMRLSGIATMTAQYVEKIADLPTQLVDTRKTTPGLRLLEKYAVQVGGGQNHRFGLDDAVMIKDNHIQAAGGISQAIALVRQNMPYPLAIEVEAETPEQAFEAVTAGADILMLDNMSVAMMADLIPPLRAKNPRLKLEASGNITLETLREAALTGIDYISTSATITRAPWLDISMKITA
- a CDS encoding DUF2973 domain-containing protein; amino-acid sequence: MFHFLFILAFGIIATIAAVNLVRSFMMLSNETRVYPNFQSNTQGTQSQRPRPTPHPEMVDDLGQPINEPLLVVRSLDVEDARQRLDNLYNSSPSGENNQEEDA
- a CDS encoding PP2C family protein-serine/threonine phosphatase, which codes for MTPSASNFATPKYFDPAARESELQLVSGKPDSRLETAIGEDVEFLRAQIAKLSREQTKVQDLLSSLGFALRSFNNLNQFLELTPLMSARVVDADGGALVLFDAQGQVQLEKFYCGEGGDCQFIRQAFTQLQTRAKTTNPEAATCTAQEALQFDEKLQAQLGEEIRVCSTPILVKNVTRGKLYVFSRDPQYGWDITRRKLVQLVADQTAVAIANNDLTSKLRSKEKQDRELEIASEIQNHLLPSECPQIKGLAIAADYRNAYRVGGDYYDFIPSNYDRIRSQDDPKLVQCVPWSIVIGDVMGKGVPAGLIMTMTRGMLRAEVLNRHSPAKILEHLNRVMYADLDNSHRFVTLFYSEYDPKTRTLSYSNAAHHPPLLWRAQTQNIEPLDTQGMLIGLDLDSSYEDAKVVLEVGDIILYYTDGFTDAVNSHGDRFDEENLVRVFQNACQNCQTPEAIVQELFTQVEKFTYPKVRGGDDMTLVVVQVQSEAIESHLCQHHDC
- a CDS encoding glycosyltransferase family 2 protein is translated as MVYISVVIPTYNRKPILTKCLQALEQQQVPEELENGGYEVVVVDDGSTDGTVNWLQTEADQYPHVRLFEQAHKGAAAARNLGVEQAQGEIIIFIDSDLVVTETFLAAHLEGLRRGKRKLKSDRLFTYGRVINTANFEDPTSEPFKVTDFSAAYFATGNVAIARKWLLEAGLFDTGFQLYGWEDLELGVRLKKLGLTLIKCPDAVGYHWHPPFSLAQIPQLIDQEIQRGKMGVIFYKKHPTWEVRMMIQMTWLHRLLWGILSLGGWLNEKRLKPLLGWLIQRGKSQLALEIARIFLNWYNVQGVYAAYREDQLARRS